Proteins encoded in a region of the Paramagnetospirillum magneticum AMB-1 genome:
- a CDS encoding AMP-dependent synthetase/ligase has protein sequence MEVEFAAQTSLPAMFLGQAGRLGQRPFLGHKADGHWHALSWRDAAARVLALAAGLRALGLGQGDRVMLVAENRPEWALADLAIMAAGGISVPAYTTNTVADHLHILDNCGARLVIVSTRALAERVLPAATRSAQAPAIISMEPLALAQSPGVDVHSWDSVLGLGQGGEAAIQAIVAAQKRTDTACLIYTSGTGGVPKGVMLSHGAILCNCMGATDVLRELGLEDEVFLSFLPLSHAYEHTAGLYFPISIGAEIRYAEGLEHLAANMAEVSPTIMTAVPRLYETMRTRILKGLTRVSPLRRRLFLAALDLGTRRLKGERLSLAQRLADRVLERLVRGKVRARFGGRLKAFVSGGAPLPYDVGAFFMALGVRILQGYGQTEAAPVIAVNRPDRNRIETVGPTMLGVEVKIAGDGEILVRGELVMQGYWRDSAATAQAIDADGWLHTGDIGEVDPDGIMRITDRKKDIIVNSGGDNVAPQRIESFLTLEPEIAQAMVHGDRRPHLVALIVPDRDWVQSQAHLENKEELRKAISLAVDRVNRQLSPIEKIRRFMIVRDPFSVDNGMLTPTLKIRRHQIRKIYDEALDSLYDEKSQVRNPTSR, from the coding sequence ATGGAGGTAGAGTTCGCGGCGCAGACCAGCCTGCCGGCCATGTTTCTCGGGCAGGCCGGGCGCCTGGGCCAGCGCCCATTCCTGGGCCACAAGGCCGATGGACACTGGCACGCCTTGTCCTGGCGCGACGCCGCGGCCCGGGTGCTGGCCCTGGCGGCCGGCTTGCGCGCCCTGGGGCTCGGCCAGGGTGACCGGGTCATGCTGGTGGCCGAGAACCGCCCCGAATGGGCGCTGGCCGATCTGGCCATCATGGCCGCCGGCGGCATCAGCGTGCCGGCCTACACCACCAATACCGTGGCCGACCATCTGCACATCCTGGACAATTGCGGCGCGCGGCTGGTGATCGTCTCGACCCGGGCCCTGGCGGAGCGGGTGCTGCCCGCCGCCACCCGCTCGGCCCAGGCGCCGGCCATCATTTCCATGGAGCCCCTCGCCCTCGCCCAGTCGCCCGGCGTGGACGTGCATTCCTGGGACTCGGTCCTCGGCCTGGGGCAAGGCGGCGAGGCCGCCATCCAAGCCATCGTCGCGGCACAGAAGCGCACCGACACCGCCTGCCTGATCTACACCTCGGGCACCGGCGGCGTGCCCAAGGGGGTGATGCTCTCGCACGGCGCCATCTTGTGCAATTGCATGGGCGCCACCGACGTTCTGCGGGAGCTTGGACTGGAGGACGAGGTGTTCCTGTCCTTTCTGCCCCTGTCCCACGCCTACGAACACACGGCCGGGCTTTACTTCCCCATCTCCATCGGCGCCGAGATCCGCTACGCCGAGGGACTCGAGCATTTGGCCGCCAACATGGCCGAAGTGTCGCCCACAATCATGACCGCCGTGCCCCGCCTCTACGAGACCATGCGTACCCGCATTCTCAAGGGGCTGACGCGGGTCAGTCCGCTTCGCCGCCGCCTGTTCCTGGCGGCGCTGGACCTGGGGACCCGGCGTCTGAAGGGGGAAAGGCTGAGCCTGGCCCAACGCCTGGCCGACCGGGTGCTGGAGCGGCTGGTGCGCGGCAAGGTCCGCGCCCGCTTCGGCGGCCGTCTCAAGGCCTTCGTCTCGGGCGGCGCCCCCCTGCCCTATGACGTGGGCGCCTTCTTCATGGCCTTGGGGGTGCGCATCCTCCAGGGCTATGGCCAGACCGAGGCGGCACCGGTCATCGCCGTCAACCGCCCCGACCGCAACCGGATCGAGACCGTCGGCCCCACCATGCTGGGGGTCGAAGTAAAGATCGCCGGCGACGGCGAGATCCTGGTGCGCGGCGAACTGGTGATGCAGGGCTACTGGCGCGATTCCGCCGCCACCGCCCAGGCCATCGATGCCGACGGCTGGCTGCATACCGGCGATATCGGCGAGGTCGATCCGGACGGCATCATGCGCATCACCGACCGCAAGAAGGATATCATCGTCAATTCGGGCGGCGACAACGTGGCGCCCCAGCGCATCGAAAGCTTCCTGACCCTGGAGCCGGAAATCGCCCAGGCCATGGTGCATGGCGACCGCCGCCCCCATCTGGTCGCCCTGATCGTTCCAGACCGGGACTGGGTGCAATCCCAGGCCCACCTCGAGAACAAGGAAGAGTTGCGAAAGGCCATCAGCTTGGCGGTCGACCGGGTCAACCGCCAGCTTTCGCCCATCGAAAAAATTCGCCGCTTCATGATCGTCAGAGACCCCTTCTCGGTAGACAACGGCATGCTGACCCCCACCCTGAAAATCCGCCGCCACCAGATCAGAAAGATATATGACGAAGCCCTGGATAGCCTATACGACGAAAAGTCTCAGGTCCGAAACCCGACCTCTCGGTGA
- a CDS encoding two-component system response regulator gives MLIGRSDPFTYQDPEDIFAKSPFRVLVVEDDLVHFTYCEHVLRNLYGDALNLERAVDCLGAIDALGSGRFDICLLDYMVKDGDAKDVLSRIDLGTIDTPIIVISAFDDRSYMLEALRHGADDYVVKGRFAESDLHRAIQYAIYRKYKELRLRHRALYDPLTGLANRHLFFDRLDEVHRFSSRHGEKYAVMVVDLDRLKHVNDTLGHEAGDRYIRAAANGLVCSMRASDTVARAGGDEFVAILKNIRDKQSLTRLCTQVRESIAAKAAAEEDLPGPLTCSIGMAVSPDDTDSPAEMLRLADSAMYAVKRQGGNGFRFA, from the coding sequence ATGCTGATCGGCCGCTCCGACCCCTTCACCTACCAGGACCCCGAAGACATCTTCGCCAAGTCGCCGTTCCGGGTGCTGGTCGTCGAGGATGATCTGGTCCACTTCACCTATTGTGAACATGTCCTGCGCAACCTCTATGGCGATGCCCTGAACCTGGAGCGGGCGGTGGACTGCCTGGGCGCCATCGACGCGCTGGGGTCCGGCCGGTTCGACATCTGCCTGCTGGATTACATGGTCAAGGACGGCGACGCCAAGGACGTGCTGTCGCGCATCGATTTGGGCACCATCGACACTCCGATCATCGTCATCAGCGCCTTCGACGACCGCAGCTACATGCTGGAGGCCTTGCGTCACGGCGCCGATGATTACGTGGTCAAGGGCCGCTTCGCCGAAAGCGACCTGCACCGGGCCATCCAATACGCCATCTACCGCAAATACAAGGAATTGCGCCTGCGCCACCGGGCGCTTTACGACCCGCTGACCGGACTGGCCAACCGTCATCTGTTCTTTGACCGCCTGGACGAAGTCCACCGCTTTTCCAGCCGTCACGGCGAGAAATACGCGGTGATGGTGGTCGACCTCGACCGCCTGAAACATGTCAACGACACCCTGGGGCACGAGGCCGGCGACCGCTATATCCGCGCCGCCGCCAACGGCCTGGTCTGCTCCATGCGGGCCAGCGACACGGTGGCGCGGGCGGGCGGCGACGAGTTCGTGGCCATCCTCAAGAACATCCGCGACAAGCAAAGCCTGACGCGTCTGTGCACCCAGGTGCGCGAGAGCATTGCCGCCAAGGCCGCCGCCGAGGAGGATCTGCCCGGCCCGCTGACCTGCTCCATCGGCATGGCCGTCAGCCCCGACGACACGGACTCACCGGCGGAGATGCTGCGTCTGGCGGATTCGGCCATGTACGCGGTCAAGCGCCAGGGCGGCAACGGCTTTCGCTTCGCCTGA
- a CDS encoding response regulator, which translates to MPLSPAPAAVDLSKVKTLVCEPSLPVRQGIRLALNNVGIRDITEANTFLAAHQACKEGDHDFLVLNQEIEANDSTFIMRELRSGALGRDPFILTVMLLSSREEPKVRSAIDCGPDDLLLIPFAPDQLMNRLRILVERRKPFVVTHDYIGPDRRAAPRPGATSATQFQVPNPVRARGTNLPRDRYDRQKQDSIVAISVERIKRLAATMDWECNALTVSAREGRMTVESTYRSLLKLEQVAGELSARVAKQLGHSTDTIDSLTEMCRRLKVTPNNVAFSDIETITQTSRRISGTYTSR; encoded by the coding sequence ATGCCCCTGTCACCGGCCCCCGCAGCCGTCGACCTGTCCAAGGTCAAAACGCTGGTCTGCGAGCCGAGCCTGCCGGTACGCCAGGGCATCCGTCTGGCTTTGAACAATGTGGGCATCCGCGACATCACCGAAGCCAATACCTTCCTGGCCGCCCATCAGGCCTGCAAGGAGGGGGACCACGACTTTCTGGTGTTGAACCAGGAAATCGAAGCCAATGATTCCACCTTCATCATGCGGGAATTGCGCTCGGGCGCCCTGGGCCGCGACCCTTTCATCCTGACGGTGATGCTGTTGTCGTCGCGCGAGGAGCCCAAGGTGCGCTCGGCCATCGATTGCGGCCCCGACGATCTGCTGCTGATTCCCTTTGCCCCCGATCAGCTGATGAACCGCCTGCGGATTCTGGTCGAGCGGCGCAAGCCCTTCGTGGTCACCCACGATTACATCGGCCCCGACCGCCGCGCCGCGCCGCGCCCCGGCGCCACCTCGGCCACCCAGTTCCAGGTGCCCAACCCGGTGCGGGCGCGCGGCACCAACCTGCCCCGCGATCGGTATGACCGCCAGAAGCAAGATTCCATCGTCGCCATCAGCGTCGAGCGGATCAAGCGGCTGGCCGCCACCATGGACTGGGAATGCAACGCCCTCACCGTCAGCGCCCGCGAGGGCCGGATGACCGTGGAGAGCACCTACCGCAGCCTGCTCAAGCTGGAACAGGTGGCCGGCGAACTATCCGCCCGGGTCGCCAAACAACTTGGGCACAGCACGGATACTATCGATAGCCTGACGGAAATGTGCCGCCGGTTGAAAGTCACGCCGAATAATGTGGCTTTTTCAGATATCGAGACGATCACACAGACATCGCGCCGGATTTCCGGGACCTATACATCGCGATAA
- a CDS encoding fumarylacetoacetate hydrolase family protein, whose protein sequence is MDEKRRQFLTLGAGVAAGALLTRAAGAAGPIPNSAAGALRLVTYSAGGVAPRVGVVKASGRVVDLGAAAKARGMALAFDPASMVSLIRAGDFALAQARQLMQEGPETGPLVSEVRLLAPIPEPSRNVYAVGWNYLEHFKEGEAMRLKSADLPEHPVFFTKAVGTVNGPYDPIPYDAAVSTSIDWECELAVIIGKGGKNIAEADAMKHVFGFCVINDTTARDVQQKKHGGQWFKGKSLDGHGPLGPWIVPASDIDHTRVHLITRVNGVVKQDASTEQMYFKVPRIIAELSAGLTLEPGDIIATGTPPGVGGARKPPEFLKPGDVMETEIVEIGLLRNVIGG, encoded by the coding sequence ATGGATGAAAAGCGTCGCCAGTTCCTGACCCTGGGGGCCGGAGTGGCCGCCGGTGCCTTGTTGACACGGGCGGCCGGCGCCGCCGGTCCGATCCCCAATTCCGCCGCCGGTGCGCTGCGGCTGGTGACTTATTCGGCCGGGGGGGTGGCACCGCGCGTCGGCGTGGTCAAGGCTTCGGGCCGGGTGGTTGACCTGGGGGCGGCGGCCAAGGCCCGGGGCATGGCCTTGGCCTTCGATCCGGCCAGCATGGTCTCGCTGATCCGGGCCGGCGACTTCGCCCTGGCCCAGGCCCGGCAATTGATGCAGGAGGGGCCGGAGACCGGCCCGCTGGTCAGCGAGGTGCGGCTGCTGGCCCCCATCCCCGAGCCCAGCCGCAACGTCTATGCCGTGGGCTGGAACTATCTCGAGCACTTCAAGGAAGGCGAGGCCATGCGCCTCAAATCCGCCGACCTGCCCGAGCATCCGGTGTTCTTCACCAAGGCGGTGGGCACCGTCAACGGTCCCTATGATCCGATTCCCTATGACGCCGCCGTTTCCACCTCCATCGACTGGGAGTGCGAACTGGCGGTGATCATCGGCAAGGGGGGCAAAAACATCGCCGAGGCCGACGCCATGAAGCACGTCTTCGGCTTTTGCGTCATCAACGACACCACGGCCCGCGATGTGCAGCAGAAGAAGCACGGCGGCCAGTGGTTCAAGGGCAAGAGCCTGGACGGCCACGGGCCGCTGGGGCCGTGGATCGTGCCGGCCTCCGACATCGACCACACCCGGGTCCATCTGATCACCCGGGTCAACGGGGTGGTCAAGCAGGACGCCAGCACCGAGCAAATGTACTTCAAGGTACCGCGCATCATCGCCGAGCTGTCGGCGGGCCTAACCCTGGAGCCGGGCGACATCATCGCCACCGGTACGCCCCCCGGCGTCGGCGGAGCGCGCAAGCCGCCGGAATTCCTCAAACCCGGCGATGTGATGGAAACCGAGATCGTCGAGATCGGCCTGCTGCGGAACGTGATCGGCGGGTAG
- a CDS encoding M3 family oligoendopeptidase codes for MTFVAPADDLGTLPEWDLSDLYPAPDSPELEADLQAADAAAQAFETAYAGKLAELPGAQFGAAIAEWERIGQIIYRAMSYAQLLYSGDVSDSERGRFYQGMQERVTGITTRTLFFTLEINRLDDTVLAEKLKSPETAHYASWLRDTRVFRPHQLSDEAEKMLHELHVVGTAAWNRLFDETMARLRFPLDGREVTSAEVLNCLSDKDGARRKAAAKSLGKVLGDNAPLFALITNTLAKEKEIEDKWRNYARPQSFRNLSNQVEDGVVDALVEAVKGCFPQLSHRYYKLKAKWFGVDVMDYWDRNAPLPDDDDRKYTWEQARDTVLGAYGAFSPDMAEVGKRFFDNNWIDAPVRPGKSPGAFAHPTVPTVHPYLLVNFLGKSRDVMTLAHELGHGVHQVLAGGQGLLMSDTPLTLAETASVFGEMLTFRAMLERETSPKSRRIMLASKVEDMINTVVRQVAFYQFESLLHDERRRGELSPERIGELWMSVQADSLGPAFRFDDEYRHFWTYIPHFVHSPFYVYAYAFGDCLVNSLYSVHAKGGLADFPAKYLDMLRAGGTLRHQDLLAPFGLDAGDPQFWRQGLDVVIGFIDELEAM; via the coding sequence ATGACCTTTGTAGCACCGGCGGACGATCTCGGCACCCTTCCCGAATGGGACCTTTCCGACCTTTACCCCGCTCCGGATTCGCCCGAGCTGGAGGCCGACCTGCAGGCGGCCGACGCGGCGGCCCAGGCCTTCGAGACCGCCTATGCCGGAAAGCTGGCCGAGCTGCCCGGAGCGCAATTCGGCGCCGCCATCGCCGAGTGGGAGCGTATCGGCCAGATCATCTACCGTGCCATGTCCTACGCCCAACTGCTCTATTCCGGCGATGTCTCCGACTCCGAGCGCGGCCGGTTCTACCAGGGCATGCAGGAGCGGGTGACGGGCATCACCACCCGCACCCTGTTCTTCACCCTGGAGATCAACCGTCTCGACGACACGGTGCTGGCCGAGAAGCTGAAGTCCCCCGAGACGGCGCATTACGCCTCTTGGTTGCGCGATACCCGGGTGTTCCGTCCGCACCAGCTGTCGGACGAGGCCGAGAAGATGCTGCACGAGCTGCACGTGGTCGGCACGGCGGCCTGGAACCGGCTGTTCGACGAGACCATGGCCCGGCTGCGCTTTCCCCTGGACGGCCGGGAGGTGACCTCGGCCGAGGTTCTCAATTGTCTCAGCGACAAGGACGGCGCCCGGCGCAAGGCCGCCGCCAAATCCCTGGGCAAGGTGCTGGGCGACAATGCGCCGCTGTTCGCGCTGATCACCAACACGCTGGCCAAGGAAAAGGAGATCGAGGACAAGTGGCGCAACTACGCCCGGCCCCAATCCTTCCGCAACCTGTCCAATCAGGTGGAGGACGGGGTGGTCGATGCCCTGGTCGAAGCGGTCAAGGGCTGCTTTCCCCAATTGTCCCACCGCTATTACAAGCTGAAGGCTAAGTGGTTCGGCGTCGACGTGATGGATTACTGGGACCGCAACGCGCCCCTGCCCGACGACGACGACCGCAAATATACCTGGGAGCAGGCCCGCGACACGGTTCTCGGCGCCTATGGGGCCTTCTCGCCCGACATGGCGGAGGTGGGCAAGCGCTTCTTCGACAACAACTGGATCGACGCGCCGGTGCGTCCGGGCAAGTCGCCCGGCGCCTTCGCCCATCCGACGGTGCCCACTGTCCATCCCTATCTGCTGGTCAATTTCCTGGGCAAGTCCCGCGACGTGATGACCCTGGCCCATGAACTGGGCCACGGCGTGCATCAGGTGCTGGCCGGCGGCCAGGGATTGCTGATGTCCGACACGCCGCTGACCCTGGCGGAGACGGCTTCGGTGTTCGGCGAGATGCTGACCTTCCGCGCCATGCTCGAACGCGAGACGTCCCCCAAGAGCCGCCGCATCATGCTGGCCTCGAAGGTGGAGGACATGATCAACACCGTGGTGCGCCAGGTGGCGTTCTACCAGTTCGAATCCCTGCTGCATGACGAGCGCCGCCGGGGCGAATTGTCGCCCGAGCGCATCGGCGAATTGTGGATGAGCGTCCAGGCCGACAGCCTGGGCCCGGCCTTCCGCTTCGATGACGAGTACCGGCATTTCTGGACCTATATCCCTCATTTCGTCCATTCGCCGTTCTACGTCTATGCCTATGCCTTCGGCGATTGCCTGGTGAACTCGCTGTATTCCGTCCATGCCAAGGGCGGACTGGCCGATTTCCCCGCCAAGTATCTCGATATGCTGCGGGCCGGCGGCACCCTGCGTCACCAGGACCTGCTGGCGCCCTTCGGCCTGGATGCCGGAGACCCGCAGTTCTGGCGCCAGGGCCTGGACGTGGTCATCGGCTTCATCGACGAACTGGAGGCCATGTAG
- a CDS encoding caspase family protein — MTRPRIAVAAAVALAVLGLSACETRTGKALGSSAQAAGEGKVVESAVSLAVAPLGVAIDAVDLLFNGFKGETATAIRNSLPSDSAVPSPQIAQDTKAPPSIVVEPVGTTTEQVVEIKGAISSQGKITSARINGTDVTVMPDGRFAVRRGVQLGDNVLQLTATDEWGQTSETTISVNRQVAPDQSRLAALVPESLRGAPRPQSIAIIVGIQDYETLPKAEFAENDARRFYDYATNALGVPPDRVKLITGADARLITLRKALHNWSKPLIVRGQTEVFVFFAGHGLASEDGGELYLLPYDGDRTLLAGSSLRRREIVEQVTEAGASSVTLFLDTCYSGSARGGETLLAGARPVTIVPKAEDLPANVTVFSATTRDQVAHSLPAARHGLFSYYLMKGLESGAVDVRNQVTAESLESYLIGAIPAQAARQGGRQMPQMAGPGTSVIAKYSP, encoded by the coding sequence TTGACGCGCCCAAGGATCGCCGTGGCGGCCGCCGTTGCTCTGGCCGTGCTCGGCCTGTCGGCCTGCGAAACCAGAACGGGAAAGGCGCTGGGCAGTTCCGCCCAGGCCGCTGGCGAGGGCAAGGTGGTGGAGTCCGCCGTCTCCCTGGCCGTGGCGCCCCTGGGCGTGGCCATCGACGCCGTCGATCTTCTGTTCAATGGCTTCAAGGGCGAGACCGCGACGGCGATCAGGAACTCGCTGCCCAGTGATTCCGCCGTGCCGTCGCCCCAGATTGCCCAGGATACGAAGGCGCCGCCATCCATCGTCGTCGAGCCCGTCGGAACCACCACGGAACAGGTGGTGGAAATAAAGGGAGCCATTTCCAGCCAGGGAAAAATCACCTCGGCCCGCATCAACGGGACGGACGTCACCGTGATGCCCGATGGCCGTTTCGCTGTCCGGCGCGGTGTTCAATTGGGTGACAACGTGCTGCAATTGACTGCCACCGACGAGTGGGGGCAGACCTCCGAGACGACGATCAGCGTCAACCGGCAGGTGGCGCCCGACCAGAGTCGGCTTGCCGCCCTGGTGCCGGAGAGCCTTCGCGGTGCGCCGCGCCCCCAGTCCATCGCCATCATCGTCGGCATTCAGGATTACGAGACTCTCCCCAAGGCCGAGTTTGCGGAAAACGACGCCCGCCGATTCTATGATTATGCCACCAACGCCCTGGGCGTTCCGCCCGATCGGGTGAAGCTGATCACCGGGGCCGACGCCCGCCTGATCACCTTGCGCAAGGCTTTGCACAATTGGTCTAAGCCGTTGATCGTCCGGGGACAGACCGAGGTCTTCGTCTTCTTCGCCGGCCATGGCCTGGCGTCGGAGGACGGGGGCGAGCTTTACCTGCTGCCCTATGATGGGGATCGTACCCTGCTGGCCGGCAGCAGTCTGCGGCGCCGCGAGATTGTCGAGCAGGTCACGGAGGCCGGGGCCTCATCCGTGACGCTGTTCCTGGACACCTGCTACTCGGGCAGTGCCCGGGGCGGCGAGACCTTGCTGGCGGGAGCGCGGCCGGTCACCATCGTGCCCAAGGCCGAGGACCTGCCCGCCAACGTCACCGTGTTTTCAGCCACCACCCGGGATCAGGTCGCTCACAGTCTGCCGGCGGCCCGGCATGGCCTGTTCAGCTACTATCTCATGAAGGGGCTGGAAAGCGGGGCCGTGGATGTCCGGAACCAGGTCACGGCGGAATCGCTGGAAAGTTACCTGATCGGGGCGATCCCGGCCCAGGCCGCACGGCAAGGCGGGCGGCAGATGCCGCAAATGGCGGGGCCGGGAACAAGCGTCATCGCGAAATACTCGCCCTAG
- a CDS encoding methyl-accepting chemotaxis protein has protein sequence MGMLDALSGLRITTRLWLLGGLPLMGLATVFIADSVQLKDEMVAAREVKLRHVVETASGVLEHYAEEARQGRLSEDDAKTAAKAAIKKMRYDKVEYLWMNDMGKPVPRIVMHPISPQLDGKVLDDAKFNKATSMRTGNSGPFEPLNNVNLFGAFVTVVDKAGQGYVTYDWPKPKEGGGVTTETYQKLSYVKGFPAWGWLIGSGIYIDDVDTAFRAELARRGVMLAAILAVVGGLGLLITGSVSLGFRALHHDIDALRSGQSGDAMQLSPTRRDEFRQVAEVLGEMAEARQRLDAAEQERLAARKKADHDRFVMQRDMLRSLVQAAMLGNEAMITLSRMKREIDMSTAEVTRMAAAVDDMRGSIDAINADSSHAAQEAGEAGNAAVTGLNASQEALSAFERIVNAVNAAGQKVQGLAEASAQIGEIVTAIETVAGQTNLLALNATIEAARAGEAGKGFAVVAGEVKNLANQTAKATVDIRMRIEGLQGEMSSIVGAIDESTGAVTEGRSLVGALGERLHGIADQVGSVQTSMSTISRELDGQSGTATRLADGTTQVVSLTDANNKLLGDVLEAMGRMSQHLDSQVGNYASLGSGALLVEIAKNDHIAFKRRVLDGVLGRTDLKADGVPDHHNCRLGKWYDAISDKAISSKPAYSNLVNPHQEVHAAAKRALTHAAAGDLDAAFAAIDDMNKASVAVVTMLETLATELATLEESRMAG, from the coding sequence ATGGGAATGCTCGACGCCCTTTCGGGGCTGCGGATCACCACGCGCCTATGGCTGCTGGGCGGCCTGCCGTTGATGGGTCTGGCCACCGTGTTCATCGCCGATTCGGTCCAGCTCAAGGACGAGATGGTGGCGGCACGCGAGGTCAAGCTGCGCCACGTGGTGGAAACCGCCTCGGGCGTCCTCGAGCACTATGCCGAGGAGGCCCGCCAGGGCCGTCTCAGCGAAGACGACGCCAAGACCGCCGCCAAGGCCGCCATCAAGAAGATGCGCTACGACAAGGTCGAGTATCTGTGGATGAACGACATGGGCAAGCCCGTGCCCCGGATCGTCATGCACCCCATCTCGCCCCAGCTGGACGGCAAGGTCCTGGACGACGCCAAGTTCAACAAGGCCACCTCCATGCGAACCGGCAATTCCGGCCCGTTCGAGCCGCTGAACAACGTCAACCTGTTCGGCGCCTTCGTCACCGTGGTGGACAAGGCCGGACAGGGCTATGTCACCTATGACTGGCCCAAGCCCAAGGAAGGCGGCGGCGTCACCACCGAGACCTATCAGAAGCTCTCCTACGTCAAGGGCTTCCCCGCCTGGGGCTGGCTGATCGGCTCGGGCATCTATATCGATGACGTCGACACCGCCTTCCGGGCCGAACTGGCGCGGCGCGGCGTGATGCTGGCCGCCATCCTGGCCGTGGTCGGCGGCCTGGGCCTGCTGATCACCGGCAGCGTGTCCCTGGGCTTCAGGGCCTTGCATCACGATATCGACGCCCTGCGCTCGGGTCAGTCGGGCGACGCCATGCAGCTCAGCCCCACCCGCCGGGATGAATTCCGTCAGGTCGCCGAGGTCCTGGGCGAAATGGCCGAGGCCCGCCAGCGCCTGGATGCCGCCGAGCAGGAAAGACTGGCGGCGCGCAAGAAGGCCGATCACGACCGCTTCGTCATGCAGCGCGACATGCTGCGCTCGCTGGTCCAGGCCGCCATGCTGGGCAATGAGGCCATGATCACCCTGTCGCGCATGAAGCGCGAGATCGACATGTCCACCGCCGAGGTTACCCGCATGGCCGCCGCCGTGGACGACATGCGGGGCTCCATCGACGCCATCAACGCCGATTCCAGCCACGCCGCCCAGGAAGCCGGCGAGGCCGGGAACGCGGCCGTGACCGGGCTTAACGCCAGCCAGGAGGCCCTGTCGGCCTTCGAACGCATCGTCAACGCCGTCAACGCCGCCGGCCAGAAGGTCCAGGGACTGGCCGAGGCCTCGGCCCAGATCGGCGAGATCGTCACCGCCATCGAGACGGTGGCGGGCCAGACCAACCTGCTGGCGCTCAACGCCACCATCGAGGCGGCCCGGGCCGGCGAGGCCGGCAAGGGCTTCGCCGTGGTGGCGGGCGAGGTGAAGAACCTCGCCAACCAGACCGCCAAGGCCACCGTGGACATCCGCATGCGCATCGAGGGATTGCAGGGCGAGATGAGTTCCATCGTCGGCGCCATCGACGAGAGCACCGGGGCCGTCACCGAGGGCCGCTCGCTGGTGGGGGCGCTCGGCGAGCGCTTGCACGGCATCGCCGATCAGGTGGGCTCGGTCCAGACCAGCATGAGCACCATTTCGCGGGAACTGGACGGCCAGTCCGGCACCGCCACCCGGCTGGCCGACGGCACCACCCAGGTGGTCAGCCTGACCGACGCCAACAACAAGCTTCTGGGCGACGTGCTCGAAGCCATGGGGCGCATGAGCCAGCATCTGGATTCCCAGGTGGGCAATTACGCCAGCCTGGGCTCGGGCGCCCTGCTGGTGGAGATCGCCAAGAACGACCACATCGCCTTCAAGCGCCGGGTGCTGGACGGCGTGCTGGGCCGCACCGATCTGAAGGCCGACGGCGTGCCCGACCACCACAATTGCCGCCTGGGCAAGTGGTACGACGCCATCAGCGACAAGGCCATCTCGTCCAAGCCGGCCTATTCCAACCTGGTCAACCCGCACCAGGAGGTGCACGCGGCGGCCAAGCGGGCCCTGACCCACGCCGCCGCCGGCGACCTGGATGCCGCCTTCGCCGCCATCGACGACATGAACAAGGCCTCGGTGGCCGTGGTCACCATGCTGGAGACCCTGGCCACCGAGCTTGCCACCCTGGAGGAATCCCGCATGGCGGGGTGA
- a CDS encoding cell envelope integrity EipB family protein translates to MKRSIGVASACLAAGLAMAGAEVAAAADLASHRATYRMGLSASRSGSGMANASGAWTYQFIDACDGWITEFQLVITYAYSEGGQVATTTDFLGWESKDGLHYRFRVRQSREGQVTEEVEGAARLNGPGQGGTARYTRPEARTIKLPKGTLFPTAHTIRLIETANKGGRILSRPLFDGQGEEGALETSAQIGRAVTPQTAAVTSPLLNSPAWPMRMAFFPMGSTDPLPEFEMSLNYHANGVAEDIEQIFKTFSLKGRLESIEILPRTKC, encoded by the coding sequence ATGAAGCGTAGCATTGGGGTGGCGTCGGCATGCCTTGCCGCCGGACTGGCGATGGCCGGGGCTGAGGTGGCTGCGGCCGCCGATCTGGCCTCCCATCGTGCCACCTACCGCATGGGCTTGTCGGCATCACGTTCGGGCAGCGGCATGGCCAATGCCAGCGGGGCCTGGACCTACCAGTTCATTGACGCTTGCGACGGGTGGATCACCGAGTTCCAACTGGTGATCACCTATGCGTATTCCGAGGGTGGGCAGGTGGCGACCACCACTGATTTCCTGGGCTGGGAGTCCAAGGATGGGCTTCACTACCGCTTTCGGGTGCGTCAGTCGCGGGAGGGGCAGGTCACCGAGGAAGTGGAGGGCGCCGCCCGTCTTAATGGCCCGGGCCAGGGCGGCACCGCCCGCTATACCCGCCCCGAGGCGCGCACCATCAAGCTGCCCAAAGGGACGCTGTTTCCCACCGCCCACACCATCCGGCTGATCGAGACCGCCAACAAGGGCGGACGCATCCTGTCGCGCCCGCTGTTCGACGGGCAGGGCGAGGAGGGGGCTCTGGAGACCAGCGCCCAGATCGGCCGCGCCGTGACGCCGCAAACGGCGGCGGTCACCAGCCCTCTGCTGAACTCGCCGGCCTGGCCCATGCGCATGGCGTTCTTCCCCATGGGCAGCACCGACCCGCTGCCCGAGTTCGAGATGTCGCTCAACTACCACGCCAATGGCGTGGCCGAGGATATCGAGCAGATCTTCAAGACGTTCAGCCTGAAGGGCCGTCTTGAATCCATCGAGATATTGCCTCGAACGAAGTGTTAA